In the Limanda limanda chromosome 10, fLimLim1.1, whole genome shotgun sequence genome, one interval contains:
- the f8 gene encoding coagulation factor VIII, with translation MTGTLLLLLLLPLICASTGEAPQPPQPPPQGPSAVRDYFIAAVEIGWDYIYMEDGDSERGKSGDIPQKYIKAVYREYTNGKYTVPKPRAAWTGIQGPVIVAQAGDRVVVHFKNLASQPYSVSPLGITYWKQGEGAGYDDSTAGQEKEDDAVSPGGYYEYVWDISPKDGPTSSDPECLTYSYSSQVDAVRDVNSGLIGALLICKPSAFTDKGQRRNPAFVLLFAVFDETKSWYGEVGERISREKFKRSYGRKEYHTINGYVNSTLPGLTMCQGRSHVFWHMIGVGTAPEIHSIQFQHHSLQVLTHRKVMMEVTPMTFITAQMKPSTIGRFLISCQIHAHRHDGMNALFTVEKCPEPATLPGPDRRNVKHKENGDSGKDYSDYDYGNMFNTFSFQPKRPQAVGRSSGGQVSVTWRHYIAAEEVTWDYAPHLQPTDSELQSGYLPGPPHHLGYKYKKVVYVEYTDASFTQRKNPDKNLLGPLLKGKVNDQFHIIFRNLASRSYNIYPNGLTQIFPLQRTTNDAENDLRSMGVPPNGTFGYIWRLTTDDGPLGGDPQCLTQLYQSTVSPERDLVSGLVGTLLICKYDAIDARGRLLGPDKEWSLIFAVFDENRSWYFDENMEKSKQNLNNTDPQVYDSNVIYSVNGIMFSGRQFVMCQTDVTFWHVASVGTQSDFLSVYFTGNLFQYQGLYQSVLTLFPMTGMTVPMETELIGEWEISAFDGSLKSRGMSISYSVLPCNSGGLHVDHDEDAEDISDYIDQFSLLPRGSRPENHTVLVKVCKKPLDDNSTQSGNSTGQNVTHTKEQAICHLKRVSVTSARGQKTDKVSEGGIPLDILEELERDEEWTVTNQTGTGKTGGGRQRRQAEGNWTDGDVSSGASEDGGADLEIDGGIVGNITDTVAEVTSQGRSDMPSEEIGPKEELEESNEISLKSTPLLTKKVAALEPSTSEEMDKNFVWKNYIQAEPEQLKVDLPLLEYNYTADNNETQIDLSLEYDDYDHQANSTSDIFASDHVDPRSGGTRYRTYYIAAEEISWDYGIRKPNQLIKPREMRRGMRKFLPEYKKVVFRGYKDKDFLRPINRGELQQHLGIIGPFIRAEINDLVTVIFKNKASRPYSFHLQGVYDRSQGASIAQTHASPAPPGVPGEPVAPGESRAYNWRVTNKQGPTNTEFDCKTGAYYSTVDKEKDLHSGLIGPLVICKSGTLLTGQQTQPDIQEFSLLFHTFDETKSWYLEENLQQHCAPPCWVNTDDPWYHISNKFAAINGYVAETLPGLVVAQHQRARWHLLNVGSDGEYHAVHFHGLPFTLHTEQEHRMGVFNLFPGVFGTVEMRPPTVGTWLVECTIGDYQLAGMRAKLLVYNPRCVIPLGMKSGRIEDSQITASDHIDGWEPRLARLDQSGSINAWMGRNKMSWIQVDLRRPMLLHGVQTQGARSWLRDHYITIFSVSYSLDLETWTTYKGNSTRQKNNFYGNLDSYRVRSHHFSPPFVARYVRILPLNFVQKPALRLELLGCDLNSCSLPLGLQRKLIPDSSFNASSFHKSLLRIWSPSLARLHLEGRANAWRPMHDNPHEWLQVDLGKVRRITGVITQGAHSLLTQMMVTEFSVTISQDGQSWSSVLEGSSQREQIFPGNNDPDEEAVTVFDAPLFGRFLRVHPRGWINGIALRLEVLGCDTQKVL, from the exons ATGACCGGGACtctcttgctgctgctgctgctgccgctcatCTGCGCCTCCACCGGGGAAGCTCCGCAGCCACCGCAGCCTCCGCCACAGGGCCCCTCCGCAGTGAGGGACTATTTCATCGCTGCTGTGGAGATCGGATGGGATTATATCTACATGGAGGATGGAGACTCCGAGAG aggCAAATCCGGAGACATTCCTCAGAAATACATCAAGGCAGTTTACAGGGAGTACACAAACGGCAAATACACTGTCCCCAAACCCCGAGCCGCGTGGACAG GTATTCAAGGCCCTGTGATCGTGGCCCAGGCCGGCGACAGGGTGGTGGTTCACTTCAAAAACCTGGCCTCTCAGCCGTACAGTGTCAGCCCTCTGGGGATCACCTACTGGAAACAGGGTGAAG gaGCCGGGTATGATGACTCCACAGCGGgtcaggagaaggaggatgacGCCGTCTCTCCAGGAGGATACTATGAGTATGTGTGGGACATCAGCCCCAAAGACGGACCCACCAGCAGCGACCCCGAATGCCTCACTTACTCCTACTCATCCCAAGTGGACGCAGTGCGAGACGTCAACTCGGGACTCATCGGTGCCCTCCTCATCTGCAAACCAA GTGCCTTCACAGACAAAGGCCAGAGGAGAAATCCAGCGTTCGTCCTGCTGTTTGCTGTGTTCGATGAAACAAAGAGCTGGTATGGAGAGGTAGGAGAGAGGATCAGCAGAGAGAAATTCAAGAGGAGCTACGGCAGGAAGGAATACCACACCATCAATGGATATGTCAACTCCACGTTACCTG gtcTGACAATGTGTCAGGGCCGTAGTCATGTGTTTTGGCATATGATCGGAGTGGGCACAGCACCAGAAATCCACTCCATTCAGTTTCAGCATCACTCGCTGCAG GTGCTGACTCATCGTAAAGTGATGATGGAGGTGACTCCCATGACCTTCATCACAGCCCAAATGAAACCTTCTACAATAGGCCGCTTCCTTATCAGCTGCCAGATACATGCTCATCGCCACG aTGGTATGAACGCCTTGTTCACGGTGGAGAAATGCCCCGAGCCCGCCACTCTGCCGGGGCCTGACCGCCGTAACGTCAAACACAAGGAGAACGGGGACAGCGGCAAAGACTACAGCGACTATGATTACGGAAATATGTTCAACACCTTCAGCTTTCAGCCCAAGAGGCCACAAGCGGTAGGGAGATCCAGCGGAGGACAGGTGTCAGTTACCTGGAGGCATTACATCGCAGCTGAGGAGGTCACCTGGGACTACGCTCCTCACCTCCAACCCACAGACAG TGAGTTGCAGTCTGGATATTTGCCTGGGCCTCCTCATCACCTGGGTTACAAGTACAAGAAGGTGGTGTATGTAGAATACACAGACGCATCTTTCACTCAGAGGAAAAACCCTGACAAGAATCTACTAGGTCCACTTCTGAAAGGAAAAGTCAACGACCAGTTCCAT ATCATCTTCAGAAACCTGGCCAGTCGCTCCTACAATATCTACCCCAATGGCCTCACCCAGATCTTTCCACTGCAGAGAACCACCAACG ATGCAGAGAATGACCTGCGCTCTATGGGTGTCCCCCCCAACGGAACGTTTGGCTACATTTGGAGGCTAACAACAGATGACGGGCCTTTGGGGGGGGACCCCCAGTGTCTGACCCAACTGTATCAGAGCACCGTCTCACCGGAGAGGGACTTGGTATCGGGGCTGGTGGGAACCCTGCTCATATGCAAGTATGACGCTATCGACGCCAGAGGACGCCTG TTGGGCCCAGATAAAGAGTGGAGCTTGATATTTGCTGTGTTTGATGAGAACAGAAGTTGGTACTTTGATGAAAACATGGAGAAGTCCAAACAGAACTTGAACAACACCGACCCACAAGTCTACGACTCCAACGTCATTTACA GTGTGAATGGCATCATGTTCAGTGGGCGTCAGTTTGTGATGTGTCAGACTGATGTCACCTTCTGGCACGTGGCCAGTGTGGGCACCCAGAGCGACTTCCTGTCCGTTTACTTCACGGGAAACCTGTTTCAGTACCAAGGCCTCTACCAGTCTGTCCTCACACTGTTCCCCATGACTGGCATGACCGTTCCCATGGAGACTGAGCTAATAG GTGAGTGGGAGATCAGCGCTTTTGATGGCAGCCTGAAGAGCCGGGGGATGAGCATCAGTTACAGCGTTCTCCCTTGCAACAGTGGAGGCCTCCACGTTGATCACGATGAAGATGCAGAAGATATCTCTGACTATATTGATCAGTTCAGTCTGCTGCCAAGAGGCAGTAGACCTGAAAATCACACTGTTTTGGTGAAGGTGTGCAAGAAACCCCTCGATGATAACAGCACTCAGTCAGGAAACTCTACAGGACAAAATGTAACCCACACCAAGGAACAGGCAATATGTCATCTGAAGAGAGTCTCAGTAACATCAGCACGAGGACAAAAAACAGACAAGGTGTCAGAGGGAGGAATCCCACTGGACATCTTGGAGGAActagagagagatgaggagtgGACTGTTACTAATCAGACTGGAACTGGAAAAACAGGAGGTGGCCGACAGAGAAGACAGGCCGAAGGAAACTGGACAGATGGAGACGTCAGCTCTGGAGCCTCAGAGGATGGAGGAGCTGACCTGGAGATCGATGGAGGGATTGTGGGAAACATCACGGACACTGTTGCAGAGGTAACGTCTCAGGGAAGGAGTGACATGCCAAGTGAGGAGATTGGGCCAAAGGAAGAGCTTGAAGAGAGTAATGAGATCTCACTGAAGAGCACCCCACTGCTGACAAAGAAGGTTGCAGCTCTGGAGCCGAGCACCTCAGAGGAAATGGATAAAAACTTTGTTTGGAAAAACTACATCCAGGCTGAGCCTGAGCAATTAAAAGTGGATCTGCCACTCCTGGAATACAACTACACGGCTGACAACAACGAAACACAGATAGATCTGTCTCTAGAATATGATGACTACGACCATCAG GCGAACAGCACATCCGATATCTTTGCCTCAGATCACGTGGACCCGCGCTCTGGAGGGACCAGATATCGTACTTACTACATTGCTGCAGAGGAGATCAGTTGGGACTACGGCATCAGAAAACCAAATCAGCTCATCAAACCCAG AGAGATGCGTCGAGGGATGAGGAAGTTCCTGCCCGAGTATAAGAAGGTGGTGTTTCGAGGCTACAAGGATAAAGACTTCCTCCGTCCCATTAACAGAGGAGAGCTTCAACAACACTTGGGAATCATTGGACCTTTCATCCGAGCTGAGATCAATGATCTTGTCACT gtgatctttaaaaacaaggcATCCAGGCCTTACTCCTTCCACCTCCAGGGAGTGTATGACCGTAGCCAGGGGGCCAGCATAGCACAAACCCATGCCTCCCCTGCTCCACCTGGGGTCCCAGGAGAGCCTGTGGCCCCCGGTGAGTCACGGGCCTACAACTGGAGAGTAACCAACAAACAAGGACCCACCAACACTGAGTTTGACTGCAAGACAGGAGCTTACTACTCCACCGTGGACAAG GAGAAGGACCTTCACTCAGGTCTGATCGGTCCGCTGGTGATCTGTAAGTCTGGCACCCTCCTCACTGGTCAGCAAACACAGCCAGACATCCAAGAGTTCTCCCTGCTCTTCCACACCTTTGACGAAACTAAAAGCTGGTACCTGGAGGAGAATCTGCAGCAGCACTGTGCCCCCCCCTGTTGGGTCAACACAGACGACCCCTGGTACCACATCAGCAACAAGTTTGCAG CTATAAACGGTTACGTGGCTGAGACACTTCCTGGTCTGGTGGTCGCCCAGCACCAGAGAGCAAGGTGGCACCTGTTGAATGTGGGAAGTGATGGGGAGTACCACGCCGTGCACTTCCATGGTTTACCTTTCACCCTTCACACTGAACAGGAACATCGCATGGGTGTCTTCAACCTCTTCCCTG GAGTGTTTGGCACGGTGGAGATGAGGCCCCCTACAGTCGGCACGTGGCTGGTGGAGTGCACCATAGGAGACTATCAGCTGGCTGGCATGAGGGCGAAACTTCTGGTGTATAATCCAC GCTGTGTTATACCTCTGGGGATGAAATCAGGCAGAATTGAAGATTCCCAGATTACAGCATCAGATCACATAG ATGGCTGGGAGCCCAGGCTGGCCAGGCTGGATCAGTCAGGTTCCATCAATGCCTGGATGGGCAGAAACAAGATGTCATGGATACAG GTGGACCTCCGGAGGCCCATGCTGCTGCATGGTGTGCAGACACAGGGCGCCAGGTCATGGCTGAGGGACCACTACATCACAATCTTCTCCGTCTCCTACAGTCTGGACCTGGAAACTTGGACCACTTACAAAGGAAATAGCACCAGGCAGAAGAAC aACTTTTACGGCAACCTGGACAGCTACAGGGTGAGAAGCCATCACTTCTCTCCACCGTTTGTGGCTCGCTACGTCCGGATTCTGCCGTTAAATTTTGTGCAAAAGCCTGCTCTCCGACTGGAGCTGCTGGGCTGCGATCTCAACA GCTGCTCGCTGCCTCTCGGGCTCCAAAGGAAACTGATTCCCGACAGCAGCTTCAATGCCTCCTCATTTCACAAGTCTCTGCTGCGTATCTGGAGCCCCAGTCTTGCCCGGCTCCATCTGGAGGGCCGAGCCAACGCCTGGAGGCCAATg CACGACAACCCCCATGAGTGGCTGCAGGTCGACTTGGGGAAAGTCAGACGCATCACAGGGGTCATAACCCAAGGAGCACATTCACTGTTGACCCAAATGATGGTGACGGAGTTCTCGGTCACCATCAGCCAGGACGGACAATCCTGGAGCAGTGTGTTAGAGGGCAGCTCCCAAAGAGAACAG ATCTTCCCAGGAAACAATGATCCAGACGAGGAGGCTGTCACAGTGTTCGATGCCCCCTTGTTCGGCCGCTTCCTCCGTGTCCACCCGCGCGGCTGGATCAACGGCATCGCCCTGCGTCTGGAGGTCCTGGGCTGTGACACGCAGAAGGTGCTGTGA
- the zgc:152774 gene encoding MORC family CW-type zinc finger protein 3 — protein MSRLSEHGIRLSSMSPSFLNSNSTSHTWPFSAVAELIDNASDPGVTAKQIWIDVVEDAGHLCLTFTDNGSGMTPNRLHKMLSFGFTEKGSGKASQQAIGLYGNGFKSGSMRLGRDALIFTKNGGCQSVGMLSQTYLENVKAQAIIVPIVPFNQQTKSLVLTEDSEASLAAILKHSIVSSEEQIHAHFASILSKKGTKILIWNIRRTKDGRPEIDFETDVSDFRLPEIQIEEMRKGLRNSGSMRTTQNIPDMHFSLQAYLSILYLRPRIQIILRGTKIISKVVSQRLTHTEHDVYKPHFSKEKVKVTFGLNLKSKDHYGILMYHKNRLIKAYEKVGCQLKGSGQRAGVGVIGIIECNFLKPAHNKQDFEYTKEYRLTLGALGLKLNDYWKEVTEKMSREEDFHAVDSREEKDDEQDADEGPKLLQCEECLKWRSVPVSYYSDAPERWDCSQNPNPRYRSCSSPEEAEESEKMLSPSYQKNHKKQFSYRDHPKSRKRERSEEGCDFRDQVVKHQILSRCSSEPIQLTYQSSQTHYRYQKEDNTHEDDQTNTDYHADTDTSDEAKTQNWVTAEHPHAKLKSDVRVREKKDKGKTSQGREETDRKKDADVETAEREEENADTLRGVTDSCVPSDRGRVPVGPDTIRRLWLQMHKMAAPKRKSGLREEQPPDSENMVEEMNPEEPACVSETLSSEKTNQDSCCRVEKPGDTGQETPLNLTWTPPLPSTQTMPLHLGASGQEATEQKLSALEREVQELRKLLGRDTKKSRGTMAAPESREVGCQMDTAESSASSSRPALTLPVQGQGAMSGLREQHEQSKLRKEKTEAQSRTRDGDCEPCEDSRSAQENLRGLRHNMVVLLTALLPQLDLAGISLESTDVDDILQQIIEVNSLKL, from the exons ATGTCGAGGCTGAGCGAACACGGGATCCGTCTGAGTTCT ATGAGCCCTTCCTTCCTGAACAGCAACTCCACCAGTCACACATGGCCCTTCAGCGCGGTGGCAGAGTTAATAG ACAATGCATCAGATCCTGGTGTAACTGCTAAACAGATCTGGATAGATGTAGTGGAAGATGCCGGTCACCTCTGTCTGACGTTCACTGATAATGGCAGCGGGATGACCCCCAACAGACTGCACAAGATGCTCAG TTTTGGTTTTACAGAGAAGGGCTCAGGCAAAGCCAGTCAGCAGGCCATCGGCTTGTACGGAAACGGCTTCAAGTCTGGCTCCATGCGCCTGGGCCGCGACGCACTCATCTTCACCAAGAACGGTGGCTGCCAGTCGGTGGGAATGCTGTCTCAGACCTACCTGGAAAATGTCAAGGCCCAGGCCATTATCGTGCCCATCGTCCCCTtcaaccaacaaaccaa GTCGTTGGTGCTGACGGAGGACTCGGAGGCAAGTCTGGCAGCCATTCTCAAGCACTCCATCGTCTCCTCCGAGGAGCAGATCCATGCACACTTTGCCTCCATTCTCTCCAAAAAAGGCACCAAGATATTAATCTGGAACATCCGCAG GACAAAAGATGGTAGGCCGGAGATCGACTTTGAGACGGATGTGAGTGACTTCCGTTTACCTGAGATTCAGATCGAGGAGATGAGGAAGGGACTGAGGAACAGTGGATCAATGAGAACCACGCAGAACATCCCCGACATGCACTTCAGTCTCCAG GCCTATCTCAGTATTTTGTATCTGAGGCCAAGGATACAGATCATACTGAGGGGGACGAAGATTATTTCCAAGGTGGTGTCGCAGAGgctgacacacactgagcacgaCGTGTACAAACCCCACTTCAGT AAAGAGAAGGTGAAAGTGACGTTTGGGCTGAATCTAAAAAGCAAAGACCACTATGGAATCCTGATGTATCACAAGAACCGACTCATTAAAGCCTATGAGAAAGTGGGCTGCCAGCTGAAG GGTTCAGGTCAAAGAGCAGGAGTCGGCGTCATCGGCATCATCGAGTGTAACTTTCTCAAACCTGCTCACAACAAGCAAGACTTTGAGTACACCAAAGAATAcag ACTCACACTCGGTGCTTTGGGCCTGAAACTCAACGACTACTGGAAGGAGGTGACAGAGAAGATGTCGAGAGAGGAAGACTTCCACGCTGTCGACTCCAGAGAAGAGAAGGACGATGAGCAAGACGCAGATGA GGGTCCCAAGTTGCTCCAGTGTGAAGAGTGTCTGAAGTGGCGCAGCGTCCCTGTGAGCTACTACAGTGACGCTCCTGAGAGGTGGGACTGCAGCCAGAACCCAAACCCACGTTACAG AAGCTGCTCATCACCGGAGGAAGCGGAGGAGAGCGAGAAGATGCTCTCACCCAGCTACCAGAAAAACCACAAGAAACA ATTTTCCTACAGAGACCATCCcaaaagcagaaaaagagaaagatcaGAGGAG gggtGTGACTTCCGGGACCAAGTGGTTAAACATCAGATCCTCTCACGCTGTTCATCAGAACCAATTCAGCTCACGTACCAGtcttcacagacacattatCGATACCAAAAAGAGGACAACACACATGAAGACgatcagacaaacacagattatCACGCAGACACAGACACGAGTGATGAGGCAAAGACACAAAACTGGGTGACGGCCGAACACCCGCATGCAAAACTGAAGTCTGATGTCAGAGTcagggaaaagaaagacaaggGGAAAACCTCACAAGGACGTGAAGagacagatagaaagaaagatgcAGATGTGGAGACagcggagagagaagaggagaacgCAGACACATTAAG GGgtgtgactgacagctgtgtCCCGAGTGATCGAGGGCGTGTACCAGTGGGACCTGACACCATACGcagactctggcttcaaatgcacaagatggcagc CCCTAAAAGGAAGTCCGGTCTTAGGGAGGAGCAACCGCCTGACTCAGAGAACATGGTGGAGGAGATGAACCCTGAAGAGCCAGCATGTGTGTCCGAGACACTTTCCTCAGAGAAAACCAATCAGGACAGTTGCTGCCGGGTGGAGAAACCAGGTGACACAGGGCAGGAAACACCCCTTAACCTCACCTggacccccccactcccctccaCGCAGACCATGCCGCTGCATCTCGGAGCGAGTGGGCAGGAGGCTACAGAACAAAAGCTGTCTGCTTTAGAGAGAGAGGTTCAGGAGCTGCGGAAGCTTCTCGGTCGAGACACAAAAAAGTCTCGAGGCACAATGGCAGCCCCGGAGAGCAGAGAGGTCGGCTGCCAGATGGACACGGCTGAG AGCTCTGCCTCATCCAGCCGCCCGGCCCTCACGCTGCCGGTCCAGGGTCAGGGAGCGATGTCTGGACTGAGGGAGCAGCACGAGCAGAGCAAACTCAGGAAGGAGaaaactgaagctcagagcaggACGAGGGACGGGGACTGCGAGCCCTGTGAAGACAGCAG ATCGGCTCAGGAGAATCTGCGTGGTCTCCGTCACAACATGGTGGTGCTTCTCACGGCTCTGCTGCCTCAGCTGGACCTCGCTGGCATCAGCCTGGAGTCGACGGACGTGGACGACATCCTGCAGCAGATCATAGAGGTCAACTCACTGAAACTATGA
- the pmt gene encoding phosphoethanolamine methyltransferase, with the protein MSSDHPDVPVEKVRGYMTEFWKEHSKDATMEEMMLDSRAQELTEQELPEILSVLPCLSGRRVLELGAGIGRYTTHLLSKAAHVTAVDFMESFVEKNRQNNGHHNNATFIQADVTKLDIPQNSIDFIFSNWLLMYLSDEELKCLVKKMLGWLRPGGFLFFRESCNHRSGDSKRDFNPTCYRTEAQYSHLVPSVQVEEAEGGETIGFDIVMKKKVEAYVEMKKNPNQICWLLEKVSRSSITQDGFCTFQQFLDNQQYTSRGILRYEKMFGAGYVSTGGLGTTKEFVDLLTLKPGQKVLDIGCGIGGGDFYMAKTFGVQVLGLDLSDNMVDIAMERATNEKLPSVQFEVADATKRMFSEGSFDVIYSRDTILHIDDKLALFRRFHSWLKPGGKLLISDYCCGEKPWTPVFEAYVQQRGYVLHTPPEYGKIIEEAGFCNVRAEDRTDQFIRVIKTELQRAEAIKDEFIEEFSEEDYIAIVNGWREKLERSNTGDQRWGLFYATKD; encoded by the exons TccgtggctacatgacagagtTTTGGAAGGAGCACTCCAAGGATGCCACAATGGAGGAGATGATGCTAGACTCTCGTGCCCAGGAGCTGACTGAGCAGGAGCTGCCTGAGATCCTCTCAGTGCTGCCCTGCCTGAGCGGGCGCAGAGTGCTGGAGCTGGGAGCTGGCATCGG CCGCTACACCACCCACCTGCTGAGTAAGGCTGCCCATGTGACGGCTGTGGACTTCATGGAAAGCTTTGTGGagaagaacagacagaacaatgGTCACCATAACAACGCCACCTTCATCCAAGCTGACGTCACAAAGCTGGATATCCCCCAAAACAG CATTGACTTCATCTTCTCTAACTGGCTGCTGATGTACCTGAGTGACGAGGAGCTGAAGTGCTTAGTAAAGAAGATGCTGGGCTGGCTGCGGCCCGGTGGCTTTCTATTCTTCAGAGAATCCTGCAACCACCGATCAG GTGACAGCAAGAGGGACTTCAACCCCACCTGCTACCGCACTGAGGCACAGTACAGCCACCTGGTACCATCGGTACAAGTAGAGGAAGCTGAGGGCGGCGAAACGATTGGTTTTGACATTGTTATGAAAAAGAAAGTTGAAGCCTATGTTGAG ATGAAGAAAAATCCCAATCAAATCTGCTGGCTGCTGGAGAAGGTTTCTCGCTCCTCAATCACCCAGGACGGATTCTGCACCTTCCAGCAGTTCCTGGACAACCAGCAGTACACCAGCCGCGGTATCCTGCGCTACGAGAAGATGTTTGGAGCTGGTTACGTGAGCACAGGGGGCCTCGGCACCACCAAG GAGTTTGTGGACCTGCTGACCCTAAAGCCTGGACAGAAGGTTCTGGATATTGGTTGTGGCATCGGAGGAGGAGACTTCTACATGGCAAAG ACATTTGGTGTTCAAGTGCTCGGACTGGACCTGTCAGACAACATGGTGGACATTGCCATGGAGAGGGCGACCAATGAGAAGCTGCCTTCA GTCCAGTTTGAAGTGGCCGATGCCACGAAGAGGATGTTCTCAGAAGGTTCCTTCGACGTGATCTACAGCAGAGACACAATCCTGCACATAGACGACAAACTGGCCCTTTTCAGACGCTTTCAC TCATGGTTAAAACCTGGAGGGAAGTTGCTCATTAGTGACTACTGCTGTGGGGAGAAGCCCTGGACACCAGTGTTCGAGGCCTACGTCCAACAGAGAGGCTACGTCCTTCATACACCCCCAGAGTATGGCAAG ATCATTGAAGAAGCTGGTTTCTGCAACGTTCGGGCAGAAGACCGAACAGACCAGTTCATCCGTGTGATCaagacagagctgcagagagcagaggcCATCAAAGATGAATTCATTGAG GAATTCTCTGAAGAGGACTATATTGCAATAGTGAACGGGTGGAGGGAAAAACTGGAACGTTCCAACACTGGAGATCAACGATGGGGACTATTTTATGCAACAAAAGATTGA